The genomic region ATGAAGATGATTTGATGGTTCAAAAACACAAAGATGTCTTTAACCAATATGTATTAGAATTTACGCAATTCTACAGTCCAGAAGAAACCATAGGAGGTAACAGTAGAGAAGAAATACCTATGGGCGAATTAGATAATATCTTTCAAGAAGCAACTGATAATACGGTTACTGAAGACATTATAGAATCTAACCCACAAGACACACCATAAATGCATTGGTATCCTGATCGAATAAGTGACTGGTTTTCTGGTCTGTTTTCAGGATACCTCTGGCATGGTTCTCGTAATCATAAAGTGGTTTATATCACTTTTGATGATGGACCACACCCTATAGTAACTCCTTTTGTTTTAAAGGAACTAGACCAGTATAACTTTAAGGCAACTTTCTTTTGTATAGGTGATTGTGTGAAACGGCACAATGATATTTTTGATCTTTTATCATTAAAAGGTCATTCAGTAGGCAATCATACCTTTCATCATCTAAATAGCTGGAAGCACCCAACTAATTCTTATCTGGATGATATTGATCTAGCAAGCTCTCTTATTGACTCTAGATTGTTCCGTCCACCATATGGTAGAATCACCTCTACAGTTTCAAAAAACTTGAGAAAGAAAGGATACAAAATAGTATTATGGGATGTGTTATCGGGTGATTTTGACTCTAGGCGCACAGCAGTATCATGTTTAAACAACCTTAAAAGAAACACGAGAAATGGAAGCATTATTGTATTTCACGATAGTGAAAAAGCTTTTGAAAAATTAAAAATAATATTACCGGCCTATTTTGAGTTTTTACATACTCAAGGTTACAAAACCTCTGTGATTACACATACTGCTTCAATATAGTAATTAAAGAATTAGGGTCTAGCACACCACTTTGCCTCCATTTCATTTCGCCATTTCTATAAATTATAAGTGTAGGCAATCCTTTAATACGCAAGGCCTCGCTTAATTCTTGATTCTTATCTACATTTATTTTAATAACCTTTGCGTTATCACCCAATGCGGCCGCAACATCTCTTAAAATTTCATGCATGCCCACAGAATCCTCATTCCATTCTGTAAAGAAGTTGAGTAAAACTGGCACATCGGCACTTATAAGTTCCCCAAATTTTGACATAATCAACTAATTAGCTTATCAAATGTACGTAAAAAGCATTATAGAATCGCTAATGTATTCTTAACAAGCACTCAACGAGTATTAGTTTATCCTATTCTTGGCCTTTTTTAAAGTAATTACTGTAATCTCTGGCCATATTCCAGCTCTTCCAGAATACCCTAAAAAGCCAAAACCACGATTAACATTTATAAAACGACCGAATTCTTTATAAATACCTGCCCATTTTTTATAAACAAACCATGCCGGACTTAATTTTATAAAACCTGGAATCTCTATACCGAACTGCATCCCATGAGTATGTCCACTTAAAGTTAAGTGATAGTTCAAGTCATTATGTTTTACATCATCTTCCCAGTGTGATGGATCATGACTTAAAAGGATTTTAAAATCACTTTTTCTCAAACCTACTGAAGCCTTTTTTAAATCACCATATTTAGGAAAACGCCCATTCCCAATATTTTCAACACCGACGACATTCAGTAAATCATTACCTCGCTTTATTGCAATATTTTCATCTCGCAATAATCGCCAGCCCATCTGCTTTTGTATACTATATAACTTTTCCATGTTTGCTTTCTTTAAAGCAATCACCTCTTCTCTAGTTCCTTCCCAACCATAATAATCACCATAGTCATGATTACCTAATACAGAATATACTCCATCCTTAGCACTCAATTTACCGAAGATACTTTCCCATCCATGCATCTCTGTACTAATATTATTAACTAAGTCACCTGTAAAAAATATAGCATCACTACCTTGCTTATTTACTAGATCGATAGCATACTTAACCTCTTCTTTATCATCAAAACTACCTACATGTATATCACTAATTTGTGTCACCTTATAACCATCAAAGGCGTCTGGTAAATCATCAAAACTTAATTCATACTCTCGCACTTGATAATTATATTTCCCTTTCCACGCCCCATAAAGAATGGCGCCAAATGGTAGTGCCGCAAGACCCAATCCTACCTTTGAGATAAAAGCTCTTCTACTGGGTAAAAAACTTGTATTATCTTGCTTTTGTGTAAGCGCATTATAACCACCTTTAATAACCCTATAAATATCCTCACCCAGCATCACTATCATCATTACAAATTGTGCTGCTAACAAACCTAGAAATATTGTAACTGCAATATCTCTTGCAGTACTTACCTGACCTCGATCTGGATGCCATACAAATTGCATGATTAGATTAATTAATATTAAGATAGTCGCAGCTAGATAAATCCATTTCCACCAGTGACCGCGAGAAAGTGTCCTTATTAACTGAAAAGAATAAACTTGAAAGACAACAAATAAAATTATGGGAATTATAAAACGCATACCGCGAATCTATACCATAATTGTAATTCAAACTGTTGGTAGATTGTTAAACTAATCTGCATATAAAGGCAAACGACTATCTTGCCAGTCACACTAATAGCTTTCTTTTAGAATCAATAACTCGAGAGTTACATGACAAAAAACGATCCCTACGCAGCCTTACGTTTTAAAGAATTTAATATCTTTTTATTAATGCGCTTTTTACTTGTATTTGGTTGGTCCATGCAGTTTATCGTTATTGAGTGGCAGGTCTATTCACTTACTAAAGACCCATGGTCACTAGCCATCATAGGATTAATGGAATTTGTACCAGCATTCTCTATGGCACTATTTGCTGGTCACATTGTAGATCAAAGAGAGAAACGCAATTTACTTGCTCTTTGTATAGGTGCCTTTTCCCTGATAAGTTTAGGGTTGTTTTTATTAACATCTCCAGGTATAGTGTCTGGCTGGTCCACTAATACCATTTTATATTGCATTTATGCATTGGTATTTTTTGGCGGTTTCTTAAGATCATTCTTTGGACCTATTTTGTTTTCACTAATTGCTTTATTAGTACCTAAAAAAGCCTATCCTAATGCTGCTACATGGAGTAGCTCTGCATGGCAAATAGCATCTGTTGTAGGTCTTGCTTTTTCAGGATTTGCGATTAGTTGGTTTAGTGTTCATTGGTCTTTGTGTATTGTATTTAGTCTTGTTTCTTTAGCATTTATAACTGTATTTTTTATTTCTAAAAAGCCTATTCTCAATTCAAAAATTAACGAACCCATTATACAAAGCCTTAAAGAAGGATTGGGATTTGTTTTTAAAACCAAAGCCATTTTAGGAGCACTGACACTAGATATGGTATCTGTACTTTTTGGCGGTGCAGTGATTTTACTACCTATTTTTGCTCAAGACATTTTGTGTGTAGGAAGTGAAGGCTTTGGTATTTTACGGGCTGCACCGTCCATAGGTGCTATACTAACCATGATAGCAACAGCATATTTACCTATAAGTAAAAATGCTGGTATGAAATTGCTCATGGCTATTTTTGGTTTTGGAGTTTGCATCATAGTATTTGGTCTATCAACTTCTTTTTGGGTCTCTGTGGTCGCTCTATTTTTTAGTGGTGTAACAGATGGCGTTTCTATGGTTATACGTCAGACTATTTTACAACTTAAAACTCCAGATCACATGCGTGGCCGTGTAGCCTCAGTAAACTCTATGTTTGTAGGGTCTTCTAATGAATTAGGCGCATTTGAGAGTGGAGTAACAGCAAAATTAATGGGAACGGTTGCCGCAGTAGTCTTTGGCGGCACGATGACTTTAATTACTGTAGTTACGACTGCTGTGGTATCTCCTACATTTAGAAAACTCGACTTAAGGCAAGATTTTGAAAGTAATAGTCAAGATTAAACACCTCTAACTTTAGTCCATTACTTATTAAATGATCTCGTAAGTTTTCTATGAGATAAGATAGTAATTAACAGCAAGAGTTCATATTAATTCCGCTTTCGCGAAAGCGGAATACTCCACTTACATTTCACTATAAAAACGAATCCTAGATTAAAATTCTTGTGTATAAAAAGTCATAATTGACGCTGATATCTCTTATTTTCCTATGTTCATTTTTTATCTTTAGCATCCATAAATTTTTACGATGACTAACGACGGAACGGACGATAAAAGATTATTTCTACTCGATGCTTATGCCCTTATTTTTAGAGGCTATTATGCACTGATAAAAAACCCAAGAATCAATAGTGCTGGTATGGATACTAGTGCAATTATGGGGTTTACAAATAGTTTATTTGACGTCATTAGAAGAGAAAAGCCCGAGTATCTAGCGGTGGCATTTGACAAAGGTGGTAGTCATGAACGCGTGGAATTATATGAAGATTATAAAGCTAATCGCGATGAAACGCCTGAGGCCATAAAAATAGCGGTACCGTATATCATGCGCATTTTAAAGGCGATGCACATTCCTATTGTCGTTGAAGAAGGAATTGAAGCAGACGATTTAATAGGAACCCTAGCAAAACAGGCCGAGAAAGAAGGCTTTACAACCTATATGGTAACACCTGATAAGGATTATGCTCAACTAGTGTCAGACAATATATTTATGTACAAACCTGCACGCATGGGTAATGGTATAGAAATATGGGGTATTCCAGAAGTACAAAAGAAATTTGAGGTAGAGCGACCTGAGCAAGTTATCGATTACCTAGGAATGATGGGTGATGCTAGTGATAACATCCCTGGATTGCCTGGTGTAGGAGATAAAACGGCTAAGAAATTTATAGCAGCATATGGCTCTATGGAAGGCTTGTTTGAAAACATCCACGAGCTTAAAGGTAAAATGAAAGAAAAAGTAGAGGCTAATAAAGAATTAGGACTACTATCAAAACAACTTGCAACCATAAGACTGGATTGCCCAGTTGTTTTTAATGCAAACAATTACACCTTAGACGATCCTAATGTAGAAGCTGTTCATGAGATTTTTGATGAACTAGAATTCCGTCGTGCAAAAGAAACCTTGGCAAAGATTTTTTCTAAAGAAGTAGCGCCTACTAGTTCTTCAAGCAGCAATTCAAATATAAGTTCAAATGCTGCTGCAGGAGCAGGACAATTTTCTTTATTTGACACACCAGGCTCTGGTACAGCAGCAGAATCAGAGTCTACCGGTCGTAAAACACTAGCCACTAGCGATCATTTGTACCAACTTGTACAAGAAGGAATGGGAACAAAGTTGTTTTTACAATCATTGATGCAACAATCAAGCGTTTGTTTTGATACAGAAACGACAGGACTGGACGCACTAACTGCAGAGCTAGTAGGAATTGCATTTTCTTGGGAAAAAGGAAAAGGATTTTACCTACCCATACCTGAAGATCGTGATGCGGCACAATCTATAATGGATCAATTAAAACCATTTTTTGAAAGTAATAACATAGAAAAAGTAGGTCAAAATTTAAAATACGATATCAAAGTATTAGATAAATATGGAGTTGACGTTAAAGGACCTATGTTTGACACTATGCTTGCTCATTACCTGATCAATCCAGACATGCGTCATAACATGGACGTGCTGGCAGAAACATATTTGAATTACACACCACAATCTATAGTGGAGTTAATAGGTAAAAAAGGAAAGAATCAACTTTCTATGCGTGAAGTAGAACTCGAAAAGCAAAAGGAATATGCGGTTGAAGATGCAGATGTTACATTGCAACTTAAAGAGCATTTTACACCAGAACTTGCCAGTGCAGGTACAGATAAATTGTTTAAGGATATTGAAATGCCTTTACTAGATGTGCTAGCCGCAATGGAAATAGAAGGAATTAATTTAGATGAAGAATTTTTAAGTTCATTGTCTGGTGATTTAGAGAAAGATATTGCGCAACTAGAGAAAGATATCTATGAAGTAGCAGGTGAAGAATTTAATATAGGTTCTCCTAAACAATTAGGAATCATTCTTTTTGAAAAGCTAAAATTAGTTGACAAACCTAAAAAGACTAAAACTGGGCAATATTCAACCGCTGAAGATGTATTGAGCTACCTCGCAAAAGATCATGCTATCATTCAAAATGTACTGGATTATAGAGGTCTTAGTAAATTAAAATCTACTTATGTAGACGCATTACCTACTCAGGTAAATGCACTTACACAACGTATTCATACTAACTATATGCAAACGGTTGCTGCTACCGGTCGATTAAGCTCTACAGATCCTAATTTGCAAAACATTCCTATACGCACAGAGCGTGGCCGTCAGGTACGTAAAGCATTTATACCAAGAGATGAAAATTATACCCTTGTAGCTGCCGATTACTCTCAAATTGAACTACGTATTATTGCTGCGTTAAGTGAAGAGGAAAATATGATTGCAGCATTCCAAAGCGGTGAAGATATTCACGCGTCGACCGCTGCAAAAGTTTTTAATGTTGCTCTAGAAGATGTAACCAGAGAACAACGTAGTAATGCCAAAACAGTAAACTTTGGTATTATCTATGGAGTAAGTGCCTTTGGGTTAAGTAATCAAACCGACTTATCTCGTGGCGAAGCTAAAGAGTTAATTGATACCTACTATGAAACTTACCCTAAACTAAAAGCATATATGCAAGATCAAGTAGATTTTGCTCGGGAAAATGGTTATGTAGAAACAGTCCTAGGTAGACGTCGTTATTTAAAAGATATCAATAGTTCTAATGCTGTAGTGCGTGGCGCGGCAGAGCGTAATGCTGTAAATGCACCTATACAAGGTAGCGCTGCAGACATTATCAAAATCGCTATGATCAATATTCATAAAAAGTTTGAAGAACTGAATTGCAAGTCTAAAATGTTGCTTCAAGTCCATGATGAACTTGTTTTTGATATTCATAACGACGAGTTAGAAGACATGAAAAAACTGATACAAGACGAGATGCAAAATGCTTATCAAATGACCGTTCCACTTGATGTGGAAGTTGGAATTGGGCAGAATTGGTTAGAGGCGCATTAATTAATCATTAATGCGAGACCACTAATCGTTCAGTTTGAACCTGATTGCCTGAATGAATTTTTAAAACATACATACCATTGTCATAATTAGAAACGTCTATTATATGGCATTCGCTAGTCTTTTCAATAACTCGCTGTCCCAGCATGGTGTATAGCTCGATACGATCTATGGTGGTCGTGCTCGCAATAGAAATTAACTCACTAGATGGATTAGGATAAACCGTTGCGTTAATAGTATCTGTATCTGTAAGACTTAAGGTGTTTTGATAAACACGCACATAATCTATGACCATACTACTTTGTGAAAAGCTAGGATCTATAGTGCCTGCAATGCCGCCCATCGCAATGTTTAATAACAAATATTGATCTTCATAAAACGGATAGTTGTTTACATCTTTTACTACAGGATTATACGTGTAAAAAGGTACATCATCAATCAAGAAAGTGATTTGCTGTGGCGACCAGTTCATCGAATATACATGAAAATCATTAGCAACATCCGGTAACGTTGTTGACTGAAAATTCATGGTATTTCCAGAACATCCTCCGCAATTAGTATGTAAAGCACTAGATACATGATTAACAGCACCTAATCCATGCTCCATAATATCTATCTCACCGCATAAAGGCCAGTTAGTGGTACCATAAGTACTATCCCAGTAACCGCCATTTTCATTAATATTTTTACCTAAAGTCCATATCGCAGGCCATGTCCCATCGCCAAAGGGTAATTTTGCTCTCACATCTACTCTTCCATATGTGAATGCAAACTTTGAATTAAGTCGAGCACTGGTATATTGTTTGGTCTGTCCTTGATCTGTAAAATTCTCTCGTTTTGCAACGATGTTCAAAAATCCATTTTCTACAAAAGAATTATCAACCCTATTAGTATAATGCTGTTGCTCACCATTAAACCAACTATTGCCATTAGGCAATAAGGTTTGATGAAACCATTTTGTAGCGTCTATGGGATTATTGGTTCCAGCATTATCAAATTCATCAAACCACACTAAATCTGTATACACTACATCTATCGGGTTAGGAGTGACAACAACAGCACCATTATTAATTTGGTCTATGAGATAAGTACCTGGTATATTAGATCCATAGTCTATAAAAATCGTTACCCGACTGTATTGTCCTACAGCAGAGATCACACTACCGGAAGCGCTTTCAATAGCGTTAGAGAAGTCAAAATTAATATCTAGCCAGTTGTTTGCAACACCACTGGACTGACCTAACACCTCTACATCTGGTTGATTTCCATTTTCTAACTTTAATAAGACACTATGGGCATTGGGATCAAACGCATAAAATCTCAAAGTCACATTCTGGTCTACATTCAAATCTACTGCAGTAGAAAGATCTCTAAAAAAGCCCTGATAAGACTGATTACCATCATTGAAAAATTGACCTACATTATTTGAGGACTGTAATGGATCTGTTCTAAAAGAAAAAGAAGAACCAGAAAAACCTGTAAACGGAAATTGATTTCCCTCAAAATCTAAAGGGAACTGTTGTGCTTGTGCAAACTGTAAACCGAATAGTAATGCAATAAGGCAAAAGCGATAAATCAAAATCATGACTTTTTTTTTGCGAAGCTAGTCTTCACAACCTTAAGTATTAGACAATCCACCACAACAAAAACTATACGAGGTGTCTAAACCGCGCAAATATGAGCGCGATTATTATAATAAATTAATTTTATACTTAATTATCTGTATGCTTTAAAAATTACTACGATTTGATTAGTTCTATCACTAGTGGTTGATCCAGCTAGAAAATTATCTACATTTAATGTAAATCCATCATCAGTAAAGTTTACTAATGAAGCAGATATTAATCCACCTTGATCATCAGTACCACCGGTAGGCGATCCATTATCATGAATAGGCTCACCATTATTATTTACAAAATAAGCAGCGATACAATGACTATCTGAAGAATAAGTACCTATGTTGTTAATACTAGAACCATTTGCTCCATTAGAGATTACCTGTTGGTCTATACCTGTACCATAATTTTGTGCATATCCCATAGTTTGACCACCAGCCATTCTGATGTCATTTGAATTATTTGAAGCTGATCTATAACCACCATCATCAAAACCTTGAATTCTATTAACAGCAGTAAATTCTATAGCTCTAGGTTGAAAAGGCAGATCCTCTATAACAATAGTTCCTGTAGCTGTAATTAATAACTTACCAAAATAAACTTGTGGTTGATTGTCACTAACTACTAGATTCCATTTACTATTACTCCAGAAATAAAAGCCAGTTAATGGCACGCCACCAGTACCAGTATTCCATATCATAGTTCCTTCTACTAGACCAGCTCCATTAGGATTAATCACAGGCGAAGCTGTATTTAAATCAGTTAGAGCAATGCGAGGCACTAATAAACCAGAGTCTGTAGAAGATATATCTAAAGCAGCCATCGGTACTTCTGTACCAATTCCAACTTGTGCATGACTACAAACACTCGCCAGCGTCATAATCGTAAGTGTGAAAATAAATTTGAGCATTATTTTAGGTGTTTTCATAATTCAATTCTGTAATAGTACATATCAAACTTCACTAATAAATTGATTACTAGGCAATTTGAAAAATCAGACGTAAAAATAATCGATTAAAAGCAAAATACAACGTTATAGC from Nonlabens arenilitoris harbors:
- a CDS encoding metallophosphoesterase, with translation MRFIIPIILFVVFQVYSFQLIRTLSRGHWWKWIYLAATILILINLIMQFVWHPDRGQVSTARDIAVTIFLGLLAAQFVMMIVMLGEDIYRVIKGGYNALTQKQDNTSFLPSRRAFISKVGLGLAALPFGAILYGAWKGKYNYQVREYELSFDDLPDAFDGYKVTQISDIHVGSFDDKEEVKYAIDLVNKQGSDAIFFTGDLVNNISTEMHGWESIFGKLSAKDGVYSVLGNHDYGDYYGWEGTREEVIALKKANMEKLYSIQKQMGWRLLRDENIAIKRGNDLLNVVGVENIGNGRFPKYGDLKKASVGLRKSDFKILLSHDPSHWEDDVKHNDLNYHLTLSGHTHGMQFGIEIPGFIKLSPAWFVYKKWAGIYKEFGRFINVNRGFGFLGYSGRAGIWPEITVITLKKAKNRIN
- the polA gene encoding DNA polymerase I; protein product: MTNDGTDDKRLFLLDAYALIFRGYYALIKNPRINSAGMDTSAIMGFTNSLFDVIRREKPEYLAVAFDKGGSHERVELYEDYKANRDETPEAIKIAVPYIMRILKAMHIPIVVEEGIEADDLIGTLAKQAEKEGFTTYMVTPDKDYAQLVSDNIFMYKPARMGNGIEIWGIPEVQKKFEVERPEQVIDYLGMMGDASDNIPGLPGVGDKTAKKFIAAYGSMEGLFENIHELKGKMKEKVEANKELGLLSKQLATIRLDCPVVFNANNYTLDDPNVEAVHEIFDELEFRRAKETLAKIFSKEVAPTSSSSSNSNISSNAAAGAGQFSLFDTPGSGTAAESESTGRKTLATSDHLYQLVQEGMGTKLFLQSLMQQSSVCFDTETTGLDALTAELVGIAFSWEKGKGFYLPIPEDRDAAQSIMDQLKPFFESNNIEKVGQNLKYDIKVLDKYGVDVKGPMFDTMLAHYLINPDMRHNMDVLAETYLNYTPQSIVELIGKKGKNQLSMREVELEKQKEYAVEDADVTLQLKEHFTPELASAGTDKLFKDIEMPLLDVLAAMEIEGINLDEEFLSSLSGDLEKDIAQLEKDIYEVAGEEFNIGSPKQLGIILFEKLKLVDKPKKTKTGQYSTAEDVLSYLAKDHAIIQNVLDYRGLSKLKSTYVDALPTQVNALTQRIHTNYMQTVAATGRLSSTDPNLQNIPIRTERGRQVRKAFIPRDENYTLVAADYSQIELRIIAALSEEENMIAAFQSGEDIHASTAAKVFNVALEDVTREQRSNAKTVNFGIIYGVSAFGLSNQTDLSRGEAKELIDTYYETYPKLKAYMQDQVDFARENGYVETVLGRRRYLKDINSSNAVVRGAAERNAVNAPIQGSAADIIKIAMINIHKKFEELNCKSKMLLQVHDELVFDIHNDELEDMKKLIQDEMQNAYQMTVPLDVEVGIGQNWLEAH
- a CDS encoding thioredoxin family protein; translated protein: MSKFGELISADVPVLLNFFTEWNEDSVGMHEILRDVAAALGDNAKVIKINVDKNQELSEALRIKGLPTLIIYRNGEMKWRQSGVLDPNSLITILKQYV
- a CDS encoding MFS transporter, with product MTKNDPYAALRFKEFNIFLLMRFLLVFGWSMQFIVIEWQVYSLTKDPWSLAIIGLMEFVPAFSMALFAGHIVDQREKRNLLALCIGAFSLISLGLFLLTSPGIVSGWSTNTILYCIYALVFFGGFLRSFFGPILFSLIALLVPKKAYPNAATWSSSAWQIASVVGLAFSGFAISWFSVHWSLCIVFSLVSLAFITVFFISKKPILNSKINEPIIQSLKEGLGFVFKTKAILGALTLDMVSVLFGGAVILLPIFAQDILCVGSEGFGILRAAPSIGAILTMIATAYLPISKNAGMKLLMAIFGFGVCIIVFGLSTSFWVSVVALFFSGVTDGVSMVIRQTILQLKTPDHMRGRVASVNSMFVGSSNELGAFESGVTAKLMGTVAAVVFGGTMTLITVVTTAVVSPTFRKLDLRQDFESNSQD
- a CDS encoding polysaccharide deacetylase family protein, translated to MHWYPDRISDWFSGLFSGYLWHGSRNHKVVYITFDDGPHPIVTPFVLKELDQYNFKATFFCIGDCVKRHNDIFDLLSLKGHSVGNHTFHHLNSWKHPTNSYLDDIDLASSLIDSRLFRPPYGRITSTVSKNLRKKGYKIVLWDVLSGDFDSRRTAVSCLNNLKRNTRNGSIIVFHDSEKAFEKLKIILPAYFEFLHTQGYKTSVITHTASI
- a CDS encoding family 16 glycosylhydrolase, producing the protein MILIYRFCLIALLFGLQFAQAQQFPLDFEGNQFPFTGFSGSSFSFRTDPLQSSNNVGQFFNDGNQSYQGFFRDLSTAVDLNVDQNVTLRFYAFDPNAHSVLLKLENGNQPDVEVLGQSSGVANNWLDINFDFSNAIESASGSVISAVGQYSRVTIFIDYGSNIPGTYLIDQINNGAVVVTPNPIDVVYTDLVWFDEFDNAGTNNPIDATKWFHQTLLPNGNSWFNGEQQHYTNRVDNSFVENGFLNIVAKRENFTDQGQTKQYTSARLNSKFAFTYGRVDVRAKLPFGDGTWPAIWTLGKNINENGGYWDSTYGTTNWPLCGEIDIMEHGLGAVNHVSSALHTNCGGCSGNTMNFQSTTLPDVANDFHVYSMNWSPQQITFLIDDVPFYTYNPVVKDVNNYPFYEDQYLLLNIAMGGIAGTIDPSFSQSSMVIDYVRVYQNTLSLTDTDTINATVYPNPSSELISIASTTTIDRIELYTMLGQRVIEKTSECHIIDVSNYDNGMYVLKIHSGNQVQTERLVVSH